A window of Roseobacter fucihabitans genomic DNA:
ACGATCATTGGATCCGCTGGCGATGACAGGATCGAAGGTGAAGACGGCAATGATTGTCTGTATGGGGGGGACGGCAACGACACCCTTTACGGCGATGACGGCATTGACTTTTTGACGGGGGGGGCGGGTAATGACCTGCTATACGGTGGAGATGATAGCGATGCGTTCTTTATCGCGGCGATGCAGGGCAATGACACAGTAGACGGCGGCGCTGGTGGTGCCTGGACTGATACGATCAATCTTGAGGGAATGGGCGCTGGAGCAACCAACGTTTCGGGAGGCACAGTGGATGGCGATGGATGGACATTGGTGCTGGATGGCGGTCATTCCGTGAACTCACTCAATTCCGGCGTGCTGGAGCTATCCAGCGATGCCTCGGGTGTGGTGACATTTGATGATGGTGGCACTGTGACATTCACGGATGTAGAGCGCGTAACCTGGTAGGCGGCTCGTGGCACCCTCCTCTATGATTGTTCGCCTCTGAAAAGCCGGTTGGTAGTGTCGCAAACTTTTGGAGGTTGTGTCGCAAACTTTGTCGTGAGGCGAGATGGGGCCTCGCTAGGATACAATTATCCAGCGAGCTCGGCAAACTGTTCGAAGCCGGACAACCCTGGTCGGTCGAATTGTCCTTTGCGGATCATGTGGGCGACTTCGATGCCCGCCAGAGTGGACGCGGCTGAATTGAACGATTTGAAGGTCTGCATAGGGCGGGTGATCTTTTTTATGAAACGGTGGTCCTGTTCGATAATATTATTGAGATATTTCACCTGCAGAATCTCGATCAGCCAACACCAGTTATGCATCACCAGCAGGCAATTCATGTTGAACAGACCGACCGCGTTTGATCCGCTCTTGTCGATAAAAACCTTGTCCGGCCAGCCGTTACTGGCGATCACCTTGGCGAAGAATGCGGTTGCTGCCGCCTCATCACGTCGCTCGGACAGCATGAAATCAAGGGTATTGCCGTATTTGTCTATCGCTCGATAGAGATATGTCCACTGGCCTTTGACCTTGATATAGGTTTCGTCCATCCGCCAAGATCGACCGGTCGACGCCTTCTGACAACGCGCCTCACCGGCAACGGCGACAGAATATTTCTCGACCCATCGATTAAGCGTTGCATGATCAACATCGACGCCGCACTCGTTCATGATTTCTTCGAGATCCCGATACGATACCGCAAACCGAACGTAGAAATAGACCGCGTATAGGATCACCGATTTCGGAAAATGCGCGCCTTTGAAACTGATCAATCGTTTAAACCTTGAATGAGATGTCGAAAGGCTGCCCGATGAACGTCACTGCCGAGAAGTGCAACAGGGCTCCAAAAGTTTGCGACACTACCCTGGGAAGCTGCACCTGCGTTCTTCCTCTCTCGTGCATTTTCAATGCACTGCCGGGCAGTGGATAAACCTAAATCTCATTGCTTTAGGCCCGCGAAGAACTGGGTGGCCTTTTTTAAGATCTCCCTCTCCTCCTTCAGGAGTCGGTTCTCCCGTCGAAGTCGATCATTCTCTTGAGCGAGGCTCAAATCCTCTTTGGAAACCACGTCTGTATCTCGGTGCGCGGTGATCCATTTGTTCAGCGTCGACATCCCGACACCCAGATCGTCAGCCACCTGCTTGCGCGTCAGCCCACTGGTCAATGCGATACGCATTGCATCTTGGCGGAATTCGTCCGTCCGTTTCAGTCCCATAGTCCGTCTCCTTTGGTGCAGTAAATGCTATCAAAGGAGCGGCATCAAACCGCGACAGGTCCACGCCCTGACGGGAAGGATTGATAACAGAGCAAATGGATGACAGCACCACGACATTTGTAGCTTAAAGAAACTACAATTCTCGACAGTTTTATCCACTAAGTAAGATAGCCGTTAAACACTATTGGGTAGTGCAGGTATGTGTTTTATGGAGGCTGAAGTGTACCGCGTAATTGAATGCCTGACACACGAGCATCACTATGGTTTGCTCGCTGTAGCGACTCTGATCTGTCTTAGTGGTTCATTTCTAACTGCGCTCGTTGCACGTAAGATCACTTTTTCACATGATATGCGGAGGCGGATTCAGACATTTTTGGCCGCACTGATTGGCGGCGCGACCATCTGGTCCACGCATTTCATCTCTATGCTGGCGTATGATCCTGGATACCCTCATGGATTTGATGCCATGTTGACGGCTGTTTCCTTGCTCATAGCCGTGAGCGGCTTATTCGTCGCCAAGACCACGCTTGGATATGCGCCTTCACCTTTAAACTACGCGTTGGGAGGCATTGCTTTCGGGCTTACGGTTGCCGTGATGCACTACATCGGCATGGCAGCTTATAGACTTCCCGGAGATATAGCCTGGAACCCCATCACAGTTTTGGTCTCTGTGGCACTGGGCAGCATTTTTGGTGTGGCCGCATTCCACCGTTTCATCCTCCCCGTCACCAAATACTGCTGGCTGGGAGGCGCTGCGTTCATGGTGTTGTCAATCTGTTCGATGCATTTCACCGGCATGACCGCTTTTACGCTTGAATTTAGCCCGCTTATCGAAATCCCTGATCCGGTGATATCTGATACGGTCTTTGGAATCGTCATATCCAGTGTCACTTCTGCCTTGTTCATCATAGGTTACATCGGCGTCAGGCTTGAGGACGGCGCTGATAGCGATGCGCAGGTCAGGGTTGAGGCAACTGCCACAATTGACGCGTTAACCCAGCTGCCCAATCGTCTTGGACTGACAAGAGAGTTATCGAGCTGCAAGAACCTTCTGCAGTTGGATAAAACGCTAAAGATCGCCATTCTGACAATTGATCTCGACCGGTTCAAAGAAGTGAACGATCTTTACGGTCATGCGGATGGAGAGTAAGCGTGCGGCCACGCTGCTCTGACGCCTCATAGAGTGGGTTGATAGTGTCCACTAACGATAGTGGACATCTTGAGGGCAGATATGGCGGGTAAGAAGGGTCAAAAGAAGCGGTTTTGGTCTGATGAGGAGAAGGTGTCGATCTGTGCGCAAACATGTGCGCCGGGGGTATCGGTAGCGCAGGTCGCGCGGCGGTACGCGATGAACACCAACCTGATCCACAAATGGCTACGTGATCCCAAGTTTGCACCTGATCCGGAGATCATCGAAGACGAGGTTGGTGAAGCGCCATGTTTTCTGCCTGTGGAGATTGTTGACCGGCCAGGTGCTGAAGAACCGGTTCCCGCGCTTGCGGCAAATGCCACATCCGGCCATAGCGCGATTGAGATCGACATCGCGGGCGGTCATCAGCTGAGGATTGTCGGTAGCTACGATCCCGAAGCATTGGCTCGGCTCATCCGAGGTCTTTCTGCATGATCCCTGTCCCGGCGAACACGCGCGTCTGGCTGGCTGCCGGTGTGACCGACATGCGTCGTGGGTTCACGACGTTGGCTGCGCAGGCTGAACAGACATTGAAGCAAGATCCGTTTACCGGGCATCTGTTTGTCTTTCGTGGACGGCGAGGTGATCTGATCAAGATTATCTGGTGGGACGGGCAAGGTGCATGTCTGTTCAGCAAGCGCCTGGAGAAAGGTCGGTTTGTTTGGCCGTCGGCGAAAGAGGGCAAGATCGCTCTGACCGCGGCCCAGTTGGCGATGCTGCTCGAAGGGATCGATTGGCGTTTACCACAACGCAGCTGGACACCGCTCAAGGCAGGATAAATGCGCGTGTGGGATTCCCGCCGGATCGTTGTTTTGCTATAGTCTGGCCATGCTGGACGTCGATAAATCACTGCCGAAAGACCCTGATGAACTCAGGCAGTTCACGGCGATTTTGCTGGCCGAGGTGAGGTCGCAGGCTGTTTTGATCGAGAAGTTGCGGCATCAATTGGCCGGTCAACGCCAATGCCGCTTTGGGTCGTCATCAGAAAGCATTGAACAACTACAACTGGCCTTGGAAACAAGCGAGATCGCGGTTGCCAAGATGACCGTGAAGCTACGCCTTCCCGATGAGGAGCCAAGAGACAAACCAAAACGCCGCCCGATCCCCGATCACATCCCGCGCATGGAAGTTGAGCTGACCACCGGTGATGATGATTGCGCTCAGTGCGGTGGTGGCTTGCGCCGTCTGGGCGAGGATGTGACCGAAGAGCTTGAGTATGTTCCTGGACGCTTCATCGTGAACCGCATTGTGCGTCCACGCTTTGCATGTTCTGGCTGTGAGGCCTTCACACAAGCAGCGTTACCTTCGCGCCCAATCGAACGGGGCCGTCCCGGCCCGGGCCTGCTGGCCCATGTTCTGGTCAACAAATACGCTGACCACCTGCCGCTGTATCGCCAAAGCGGCATCTTCGAGCGCGACGGGATCGACATTGACCGTTCAACGCTGGCCGACTGGGTTGGCAAATCCACAGCTCTGTTGGAACCACTGGCTGATGCCATCGGGCGGCATGTGTTGGCTGGACAGGCTATCTTTGCAGACGACACGCCGGTAAAGATGTTGGCCCCCGGCACTGGCAAAACAGCGACAGCGCGTTTGTGGGCTTACGGTCGAGATGAACGGCCCTGGGGCGGCGATGCCCCTCCCGCCAGTTGGTATCAGTTCTCGCCGGATCGCAAAGGGCAGCACCCCAAGGATCATCTCGCAAAATATCGGGGCTGGATGCACGCGGACGGCTATGCCGGGTTCGAAGATCTCTATCGTTCCGGCGACATCCACGAGGTCGCCTGTATGGCGCATGTCAGACGCAAGTTCGTAGATGTTCATCGCGCCCAAGGCTCTGCCATCGCCAATGAGGCCATCCAGCGCATCGCGCAGCTCTACGCGGTCGAGAAAGAGGCACGCGGGTC
This region includes:
- a CDS encoding IS6 family transposase → MISFKGAHFPKSVILYAVYFYVRFAVSYRDLEEIMNECGVDVDHATLNRWVEKYSVAVAGEARCQKASTGRSWRMDETYIKVKGQWTYLYRAIDKYGNTLDFMLSERRDEAAATAFFAKVIASNGWPDKVFIDKSGSNAVGLFNMNCLLVMHNWCWLIEILQVKYLNNIIEQDHRFIKKITRPMQTFKSFNSAASTLAGIEVAHMIRKGQFDRPGLSGFEQFAELAG
- a CDS encoding MHYT domain-containing protein → MEAEVYRVIECLTHEHHYGLLAVATLICLSGSFLTALVARKITFSHDMRRRIQTFLAALIGGATIWSTHFISMLAYDPGYPHGFDAMLTAVSLLIAVSGLFVAKTTLGYAPSPLNYALGGIAFGLTVAVMHYIGMAAYRLPGDIAWNPITVLVSVALGSIFGVAAFHRFILPVTKYCWLGGAAFMVLSICSMHFTGMTAFTLEFSPLIEIPDPVISDTVFGIVISSVTSALFIIGYIGVRLEDGADSDAQVRVEATATIDALTQLPNRLGLTRELSSCKNLLQLDKTLKIAILTIDLDRFKEVNDLYGHADGE
- the tnpA gene encoding IS66-like element accessory protein TnpA, coding for MAGKKGQKKRFWSDEEKVSICAQTCAPGVSVAQVARRYAMNTNLIHKWLRDPKFAPDPEIIEDEVGEAPCFLPVEIVDRPGAEEPVPALAANATSGHSAIEIDIAGGHQLRIVGSYDPEALARLIRGLSA
- the tnpB gene encoding IS66 family insertion sequence element accessory protein TnpB (TnpB, as the term is used for proteins encoded by IS66 family insertion elements, is considered an accessory protein, since TnpC, encoded by a neighboring gene, is a DDE family transposase.), which produces MIPVPANTRVWLAAGVTDMRRGFTTLAAQAEQTLKQDPFTGHLFVFRGRRGDLIKIIWWDGQGACLFSKRLEKGRFVWPSAKEGKIALTAAQLAMLLEGIDWRLPQRSWTPLKAG
- the tnpC gene encoding IS66 family transposase, producing the protein MLDVDKSLPKDPDELRQFTAILLAEVRSQAVLIEKLRHQLAGQRQCRFGSSSESIEQLQLALETSEIAVAKMTVKLRLPDEEPRDKPKRRPIPDHIPRMEVELTTGDDDCAQCGGGLRRLGEDVTEELEYVPGRFIVNRIVRPRFACSGCEAFTQAALPSRPIERGRPGPGLLAHVLVNKYADHLPLYRQSGIFERDGIDIDRSTLADWVGKSTALLEPLADAIGRHVLAGQAIFADDTPVKMLAPGTGKTATARLWAYGRDERPWGGDAPPASWYQFSPDRKGQHPKDHLAKYRGWMHADGYAGFEDLYRSGDIHEVACMAHVRRKFVDVHRAQGSAIANEAIQRIAQLYAVEKEARGSPPDRRAGLRQAHAKPIFDDLEVWLHTQLPSISGKSPLAGAIRYALTRMARLRPYLDHGILELDNNTAERAMRSVAIGRKNYLFVGSQTGGRAAAIAYTLIETAKLNRIDPQAWLADTLARIPDYKINRVDDLLPWKTAS